Proteins co-encoded in one Candida albicans SC5314 chromosome 3, complete sequence genomic window:
- the GEA2 gene encoding Arf family guanine nucleotide exchange factor (Putative ARF GTP/GDP exchange factor; induced in low iron; flow model biofilm repressed): protein MEISKPSTPLSIVGRPPLRNANVHHHKTTLVSVDPITLAINECMIMASAMRKSNRWAQSGAAALFSSGDIFGDDDEQEEGHAEEDEEDEGAEGEQNGSSNNLGVKPSNLDRTNANTNIAVSSRKPSTTQGNPLLASFLQLKSILIDTKNIYDIDSLTLLQPFLMVIKSSSTSGYITELALNTISKFLNYDIISFKSKNLQTSLIQIISSLTHCRFEAADQNSDDAVLLKVLRLLERIIEDELSRLLPNDVVSEVVQTCLSLACNKKRSEVLRRAAEMSMDSMTVEIFSKLKDIDPELDNGDDLQTNFSDTILPEDRIGGTDVPTEINSPRNSISGRENILVDEIHEIKSEEKHQEPKDTRQEDDQQLKVQPVEDETKDMIEVQNEKQENPPIENIPSSSSLKEKTEFDVYSNEEPYGIICINEFLGILVSMISPSNQYQHMESTRVFALSLINTAIEVAGVEIPKHPSLLNLVTDPISKHVLSIITTTESPALLRASLKLFTTITIVLDQHCKPQFELSISLIFQSILPQSEIQMKGSSQMSFRNPISKEILIESLSLLWIRSPSFFTNLFIDYDCDFEKSDLAINILQYLCRLSLPESAFMTTDNVPPLCLEGVLSFISGINERSKKFKETKQKNDLVEKRKQKIAFIKCTELFNENPKLGVKQLATDGFIKDGNDLKEIANFFFSKSGRLNKKVLGEFLAKPSNSELFGHFIDLFDFHDMRVDEALRVLLKTFRLPGESQQIERVVERFAERYVECQGQDHINPDKSTIENNINEAVYPDKDSVFILSYSIIMLNTDLHNPQVKKQMALDEYRRNLRGVYNGQDFPEWYLSKIYFSIKSREIIMPEEHHGTDKWFDDIWNNIVVTTQSSIPKFSDIKIEEVDKVLLSSVFPQIISTIFHIFHHAREDQVITTLIGYVYKLTQICLKFELHSEIRKIIDKLIKFTTLTHTPKNLNEILITEVKLDNKTEIYVSDYACSFGRDFKAQLSTVVLFKIIKKNNLKLKNWDKIVEIIEKLYQYSLIIDEKDTTTTTTTNDNKEGDDEKDNKEATVETDNSILKLLPSKDIKKFPIKRITNDSFLSILKNLIDNQPTEEEIQSTLAAMDCIKSLDILNVLRIVAESKKQAN from the coding sequence ATGGAAATATCTAAACCTTCTACTCCACTAAGTATTGTTGGGAGACCACCACTTAGAAATGCCAATGTACACCATCACAAGACAACTTTAGTTAGTGTTGATCCAATCACTTTAGCAATCAATGAATGCATGATAATGGCATCAGCTATGAGGAAACTGAATCGTTGGGCTCAAAGTGGTGCAGCAgctttattttcatcagGTGATATATTTggcgatgatgatgaacaaGAGGAGGGGCATgcagaagaagatgaagaagatgaaggtGCTGAAGGCGAGCAAAATGGATCATCGAATAATTTAGGTGTCAAACCATCTAATCTTGATCGTACCAATGCTAATACAAATATCGCAGTTTCATCTCGCAAGCCTTCTACTACTCAAGGAAATCCTTTACTTGCATCATTTTTACAATTAAAATCTATATTAATTGACACCAAAAACATTTATGATATTGATAGTTTAACATTATTACAACCTTTTTTAATGGTTAttaaatcttcatcaacatcaggATATATCACTGAATTGGCATTAAATAccatttcaaaatttttaaattatgACATTATATCATTTAAATcgaaaaatttacaaacatcattaattcaaataatttcatctttaaCTCATTGTCGTTTTGAAGCTGCTGATCAAAATTCTGATGACGCTGTTTTATTGAAAGTGTTAAGATTATTGGAAAGAATcattgaagatgaattatCAAGGTTATTACCTAATGATGTTGTTTCGGAAGTTGTTCAAACTTGTTTATCATTGGCATGTAATAAGAAAAGGAGTGAAGTTTTACGAAGAGCAGCAGAAATGTCAATGGATTCAATGACAGTGGAAATTTTCAgtaaattaaaagatattGATCCAGAATTAGATAATGGTGATGATCTACAAACTAATTTTTCTGATACAATATTACCTGAAGATAGAATAGGTGGTACTGATGTTCCAACAGAAATAAATAGTCCAAGAAATCTGATTTCCGGGAGAGAGAATATTTTGGTGGATGAGATCCatgaaattaaatcagAAGAAAAGCACCAAGAACCAAAAGACACTCGACAAGAAGATGATCAACAACTAAAGGTACAACCAGTTGAGGACGAAACGAAGGACATGATTGAAGTgcaaaatgaaaaacagGAAAATCCACCAATCGAAAACAtcccatcatcatcatcattgaaAGAGAAAACAGAATTTGATGTATATTCCAATGAAGAACCTTATGGAATTATTTgtattaatgaatttttggGGATTTTAGTATCAATGATTTCTCCTTctaatcaatatcaacataTGGAAAGTACTCGAGTTTTTGCATTATCGTTAATAAATACCGCTATAGAAGTTGCTGGAGTGGAAATTCCTAAACATCCttctttattgaatttagtCACTGATCCTATTTCTAAACATGTTTTACTGATTATAACTACAACGGAATCGCCTGCTCTATTGAGAGCttcattgaaattgtttacTACTATCACGATAGTTTTAGATCAACATTGTAAACctcaatttgaattatcaatatcattaattttcCAATCGATTCTCCCACAATcagaaattcaaatgaaaGGATCATCACAAATGTCATTTAGAAATCCAATTTCTAAAGaaattttgattgaatCATTAAGTTTATTATGGATAAGATCACCAAGttttttcaccaatttatttattgattatgattgtgattttgaaaaatcagATTTAGCAATCAATATATTACAATACTTATGTCGATTATCATTACCAGAATCAGCTTTTATGACTACTGATAATGTTCCACCATTATGTTTAGAAGGAGTACTTTCATTCATTTCTGGAATAAATGAAAGAagtaaaaaatttaaagaaactaaacaaaaaaatgatcttgttgaaaaaagaaaacaaaaaattgcttttatcaaatgtacagaattatttaatgaaaatcCTAAATTGGGAGTTAAACAATTGGCAACTGATGGGTTTATTAAAGATGGtaatgatttaaaagaaatagccaattttttcttttctaaaTCAGGTagattaaataaaaaagttttgGGAGAGTTTTTAGCTAAACCTAGTAATTCAGAATTATTTGGtcattttattgatttatttgatttccaTGATATGAGAGTAGATGAAGCTTTAAGAGTCTTGTTGAAAACGTTTAGATTACCAGGTGAATcacaacaaattgaaagagTAGTTGAAAGATTTGCTGAAAGATATGTAGAATGTCAAGGTCAAGATCATATTAATCCTGACAAATCAACCATTGAGAATAATATCAATGAAGCAGTTTACCCTGATAAGGATTCAGTTTTTATATTATCTTATTCAATAATCATGTTAAATACTGATCTTCATAATCCTCAAgttaaaaaacaaatggcATTAGATGAATATAGAAGAAATCTTCGTGGTGTTTATAATGGACAAGATTTCCCTGAATGGTATCTTTcgaaaatttatttttccatTAAAAGTAGAGAAATCATTATGCCAGAAGAACATCATGGTACTGATAAATGGTTTGATGATATTTGgaataatattgttgttacaACCCAAAgttcaattccaaaatttagtgatattaaaattgaagaagttgataaagtattattatcactGGTTTTCCCACaaataatatcaacaatatttcatattttcCATCATGCTAGAGAAGATCAAGTTATAACTACATTAATTGGTTATGTTTATAAATTGACtcaaatttgtttaaaatttgaattacattctgaaattagaaaaatcattgataaattaattaaatttactACTTTAACTCACACACCTAAAAACcttaatgaaattttaattaCTGAAGTCAAATTAGATAATAAAACCGAAATTTATGTTAGTGATTATGCTTGTTCATTTGGTCGTGATTTTAAAGCTCAATTATCAACGGTggttttatttaaaataatcaagaaaaataatcttaaattgaaaaattgggatAAAATTGtggaaattattgaaaaattatatcaatattCATTGATTATTGATGAGAAGgatactactactactactactaccaatgataataaggaaggtgatgatgaaaagGATAATAAGGAAGCCACTGTTGAGACTGACAActcaatattgaaattattgcCTTCAAaagatattaaaaaattccCTATTAAAAGAATAACTAATGATCTGtttctttcaatattgaaaaatttaattgataatcaacctactgaagaagaaattcaatcaaCTTTAGCAGCTATGGATTGtattaaatcattagatATCTTGAATGTATTAAGAATTGTTGCTGAATCCAAGAAACAAGCTAACTAA
- the ALI1 gene encoding Ali1p (Putative NADH-ubiquinone oxidoreductase; in detergent-resistant membrane fraction (possible lipid raft component); predicted N-terminal acetylation; nitric oxide-repressed; plasma membrane-localized; protein decreases in stationary phase) gives MISRTLLKRSLPTVQFLRPFTRSSIRRSAHEEDLVNLNELPRQKSLEENYVPLINPTEKYKVQIEELHKFGTYIMACLPKYVQQFSVWKDELTIYVAPSAILPTMLFLKNNTACQFKQVSDVTAADYPSRTNRFDVVYNLLSVRHNSRIRVKTYANETTPVPSITPLFNGANWFERETYDLFGVFFEGHPDLRRILTDYGFEGHPLRKDFPTTGYTEVRYDEEKKRIIYEPLELTQAWRNFTVGSSVWEPVGEGKDFTPESFKLPTPEPEPEKESDEKK, from the coding sequence atgaTATCAAGAACATTACTTAAAAGATCATTACCAACAGTTCAATTCTTGAGACCATTCACTAGATCATCTATTAGAAGATCAGCTcatgaagaagatttagtaaatttgaatgaattaCCAAGACAAAAATcattagaagaaaattatgtaccattaattaatcctactgaaaaatataaagttcaaattgaagaattacaTAAATTTGGTACTTATATTATGGCATGTTTACCTAAATAtgttcaacaattttctGTTTGGAAAGATGAATTGACTATTTATGTTGCTCCATCAGCAATTTTACCAACAatgttatttttaaaaaataatactgCATGTCAATTTAAACAAGTTCTGGATGTTACTGCTGCTGATTATCCTTCAAGAACTAATAGATTTGATGTTgtatataatttattatccGTAAGACATAATTCAAGAATTAGAGTTAAAACTTATGCCAATGAAACTACCCCAGTTCCATCAATTACTCCTTTATTTAATGGTGCTAATTGGTTTGAAAGAGAAACTTATGATTTATTTGGAGTTTTTTTCGAAGGTCATCCTGATTTAAGAAGAATTTTAACTGATTATGGATTTGAAGGTCATCCATTAAGGAAAGATTTCCCAACTACTGGTTATACTGAAGTTAGatatgatgaagaaaagaaaagaattatttatGAACCATTAGAATTGACTCAAGCTTGGAGAAATTTCACCGTTGGTAGTTCTGTTTGGGAACCAGTTGGTGAAGGTAAAGATTTCACTCCtgaatcatttaaattacCTACTCCTGAACCAGAACCTGAAAAAGAATCTGATGAAAAGAAGTAA
- the PGA44 gene encoding Pga44p (Putative GPI-anchored protein) codes for MLSTNNLLILLIFSFLITNVKSDLGGPCFSMSTMEGFACGLGVHKNIQIITDCLCYIPGYWEQLDGCDKLVRGPHHTPIDGAEICSRASEYAANPAGFTGETDYYESSTTVMHVVMLDFPTYSPGVTNFLDSSSNDLTTTNTDEINSSITTDEVIPSSSSSYIEIPSETLMESSVSTQPSTIETSETSHATSLEVSSIITGVSSEPLTIVSESGGLNSTEIASTPVVITSPTPQPLLETPSQESSAPNIDSTTPTTIDNTVVDGTTTNDATSVASSTSDVAYVYIGGAMGYPSISVALGLVFIAYLV; via the coding sequence ATGTTGAGTACTAATAATTTGCttatattattgattttttcatttttaatcaCCAATGTTAAACTGGATCTTGGTGGACCATGTTTTTCAATGTCAACTATGGAAGGTTTCGCTTGTGGACTTGGAGTTCATAAAAacattcaaattatcaCTGATTGTTTATGTTATATTCCAGGGTATTGGGAACAACTCGATGGATGTGATAAATTAGTACGTGGTCCCCATCATACACCAATAGATGGTGCTGAAATATGTTCACGTGCGCTGGAATATGCAGCCAATCCAGCAGGGTTTACTGGTGAGACAGATTACTATGAAAGTAGCACTACAGTAATGCATGTTGTCATGCTTGACTTCCCAACATATTCACCTGGAGTAACCAATTTTCTTGATTCAAGTTCCAATGACTTGACTACTACAAATACtgatgaaatcaattctcTGATTACAACAGATGAAGTCATTCCTTCTTCTAGCAGCAGCTATATTGAAATTCCTCTGGAAACTTTAATGGAATCGTCTGTTTCTACTCAAccatcaacaattgaaacttCAGAAACCAGCCACGCTACAAGCTTAGAAGTCTCTTCTATAATCACTGGCGTCAGTTCCGAACCACTAACAATAGTTTCTGAGAGTGGGGGTTTAAACTCTACTGAAATTGCCTCAACACCAGTAGTGATCACTTCTCCTACTCCGCAACCATTATTGGAGACTCCTTCTCAGGAAAGCAGTGCTCCTAATATTGATAGTACCactccaacaacaatagacAACACTGTAGTTGAcggaacaacaacaaacgATGCAACATCAGTAGCTTCCTCAACTTCTGATGTAGCATATGTTTATATTGGTGGTGCAATGGGTTATCCATCAATTTCTGTTGCTTTAGGACTTGTATTTATTGCATACCTCGTTTAG
- the END3 gene encoding End3p (Regulated by Gcn4p; induced in response to amino acid starvation (3-aminotriazole treatment)), with product MPRLEESEIKKYWQIFQSLKPQNNKLTGDQLSSILKNSQLPQQQLSAIWELSDIDNDGKLDFEEFCIIMRLIFDVINGKLPNVPQELPSWLIPASKSAIIQANKAVNQGNNNFGDIDDDEDDKLSNDFDWYISPTDKSIYEKIYDSKCDSFGRIKYSSLNELYNGLTNVPSSEISSAWNLINPKSFETIDKDQTLVFLHILNQRENGKRIPRGVPASLRATFSKEVPNYDLSAQAKPSISATTETGKKSFAENYLNKIGGGVGASSTINNGRNEKGTDFSATQGTDWEEVRLRRELQDLERLLDKVQNDTKNQKDNSNNNQDNNDMLIKYEFEQLLKYKQNQLNSTTNASKNSTDLSSVKQDIEEIQNQVNTLQEFLTTKNQELLKLNQQIESLK from the coding sequence ATGCCACGTTTAGAAGAAtcagaaatcaaaaaatattggCAAATTTTCCAAAGTTTAAAAccacaaaataataaattaactgGAGATCAATTGAGTTcaatattgaagaattcTCAAttaccacaacaacaattatcaGCAATTTGGGAATTAagtgatattgataatgatgggAAATTagattttgaagaattttgtattattatgaGATTAATATTTGATGTAATTAATGGGAAATTACCCAATGTCCCACAAGAATTACCATCATGGTTAATTCCTGCTAGTAAATCAGCAATTATTCAAGCCAATAAAGCAGTTAATCAAGGAAATAATAACTTCGGTGACatagatgatgatgaagatgataaattgagtaatgattttgattggTATATTTCACCTActgataaatcaatttatgaaaaaatttatgaTTCCAAATGTGATTCATTTGGTAGAATCAAATATTCTAGTTTGAATGAATTATATAATGGATTAACTAATGTTCCTAGTAGTGAAATATCATCAGCTTGGAATTTAATCAATCctaaatcatttgaaacTATAGATAAAGATCAAACATTAGTTTTTTTACatattttaaatcaacGAGAAAATGGTAAAAGAATTCCTCGTGGAGTGCCTGCTAGTTTAAGAGCtactttttcaaaagaagTACCAAATTATGATTTACTGGCTCAAGCAAAACCATCAATTTCAGCAACTACAGAAACTGGGAAAAAATCATTTGCAGAAAATTATCttaataaaattggtggtggtgttggtgCGAGTAGTACAATTAATAATGgtagaaatgaaaaaggaACTGATTTTTCAGCTACTCAAGGTACTGATTGGGAAGAAGTTAGATTGAGACGAGAATTACAAGATTTAGAAAGACTATTAGATAAAGTCCAAAATGATActaaaaatcaaaaagataattcaaataataatcaagacaataatgatatgttaattaaatatgaatttgaacaattactaaaatacaaacaaaatcaattaaattccACCACCAACGCCAGCAAAAATTCTACTGATTTATCTTCAGTAAAACAAGACattgaagaaattcaaaatcaagtCAATACATTACAAGAATTTTTAACTACAAagaatcaagaattattaaaattaaatcaacaaattgaatcattaaaataa
- the IRO1 gene encoding Iro1p (Putative transcription factor; role in iron utilization, pathogenesis; both IRO1 and adjacent URA3 are mutated in strain CAI4; suppresses S. cerevisiae aft1 mutant low-iron growth defect; hyphal-induced; reports differ about iron regulation), with protein sequence MLDRLNRKQSKERFVNKIPISTTKIDKSLEHTRRDDESNNAKRGVNPDESYSSDTSFTPTVVSGTEDAALTRTSTNRQRQGKSSFKSFFRTMSLKVNSKTRNKDRKTKEELAAEKALAELRNLPRNPLDLELNELHVASNFNEVRKIIDDIFIDENHDAASKAIRISTQNKSFSAMEKPYSLTKIKSLQTEDDYSLPITSFIIETLEENSIHADLSHNDNAITSTDILIEEEEEMEQEEEEEMLNYDDLDVISDKIDEVGAESSISTSNDRGIIANATANGPIIVGDSTESVDTSNIENRKLVVVNSTPDDHDYYATNDMNDNFITPNPSNESVETLAGVYKDFEVTNATEANTEAGKTTDINAETSNAIDAVADTENKVTAEDDATDTVNTGESMTDTTTSTTDNKNDKEVDKEVENAVDSNVTTNDTIPDKAANIDNESSSDNSIDATTANTTNTNNFNDAEVNTEATNTIVDNVTNDKFNSVDVSTTTPTATTVSGIPTADEMTNNVNTNRISTATVDSFTGKTGENYESFITNAGKDSNDNNADLKTPTNNSATTTTNTQSGVSNKKSNSKTGSSEQNPFQKKLMNYLNSLN encoded by the coding sequence ATGTTGGATAGATTAAATCGGaaacaatcaaaagaaagatttgTTAACAAGATtccaatttcaacaaccaaaataGATAAAAGTTTAGAGCATACCCGCAGAGATGATGAATCAAACAACGCTAAAAGAGGTGTTAATCCCGATGAAAGTTATTCTTCCGATACTTCATTTACACCAACAGTAGTTTCTGGGACTGAAGATGCAGCCCTTACCCGAACATCAACCAATCGTCAACGACAAGGTAAATCATCCTTCAAGAGCTTTTTCAGAACCATGAGTTTAAAGGTCAATTCAAAGACAAGAAATAAGGACAGGAAAactaaagaagaattagCAGCAGAAAAAGCGCTTGCCGAACTTAGAAATCTTCCTCGGAATCCTCTTGAtcttgaattgaatgaacTTCATGTTGCACTGAATTTTAATGAAGTgagaaaaattattgacgatatatttattgatgaaaacCATGATGCTGCTTCCAAGGCAATTAGAATTAGTACCCAAAACAAAAGTTTCAGTGCCATGGAAAAACCTTATAGTTTGACAAAGATAAAGAGTTTACAAACTGAGGATGACTATAGTCTACCTATAACCTCGTTTATTATAGAAACTTTAGAAGAAAATTCAATCCATGCCGATCTTTCACACAATGATAATGCAATTACCAGCACAGACATTTTGattgaagaagaggaagaaatGGAGCAagaggaggaagaagaaatgtTGAATTATGATGACCTTGATGTTATTAGTGACAAGATTGATGAAGTTGGTGCTGAATCTTCCATAAGTACTAGCAATGACAGGGGGATTATTGCAAATGCCACTGCAAATGGACCAATCATAGTCGGGGATAGTACTGAAAGTGTTGATACAAGTAACATAGAAAATAGaaaacttgttgttgtcaaCAGCACACCTGACGACCACGACTACTATGCAACCAATGACATGAATGACAACTTCATTACCCCTAATCCTTCTAATGAAAGTGTTGAAACTCTTGCTGGTGTTTATAAAGATTTTGAGGTTACTAATGCAACTGAGGCAAATACTGAGGCAGGCAAAACTACTGATATCAATGCCGAGACTTCAAATGCTATTGATGCAGTAGCTGATACTGAAAATAAAGTAACCGCTGAGGATGATGCTACTGATACGGTCAACACTGGTGAAAGTATGACCgatacaacaacaagtacTACTGATAATAAGAATGACAAAGAAGTTGACaaagaagttgaaaatGCCGTTGACTCAAATGTGACTACCAATGATACCATTCCTGATAAAGCAGCAAATATAGATAACGAATCTTCTAGTGATAACAGTATTGATGCTACTACAGCAAACACaactaatactaataatttcaatgatGCTGAGGTAAACACAGAAGCCACTAACACTATAGTTGACAATGTCACCAATGATAAGTTTAACAGTGTTGACGTCAGTACAACTACCCCTACCGCTACGACTGTTTCTGGTATTCCTACTGCGGATGAAATGACCAATAATGTGAACACCAATCGAATTTCTACTGCCACCGTCGATAGTTTTACGGGAAAGACTGGTGAGAACTATGAATCCTTCATTACTAATGCTGGTAAAGATTCGAACGACAATAATGCAGATTTGAAAACACCCACGAACAATTCTgcaaccaccacaacaaataCACAGTCTGGtgtttcaaataaaaaatccAATTCCAAAACCGGATCTTCAGAACAAAATccatttcaaaaaaaacttatgaattatttaaacaGTTTGAACTGA